A stretch of the Lolium perenne isolate Kyuss_39 chromosome 3, Kyuss_2.0, whole genome shotgun sequence genome encodes the following:
- the LOC127345876 gene encoding uncharacterized protein isoform X1 yields the protein MMYTGCSAPAWHGSDAGWTYGACLQAPSFTGGYTVWLCSSPDRTEKWSWPGGSGGFALPLSVVYAVAVHTGQVEGIESKFCIFCRLFHSSLARLQRWLDMRCVSAGLVAYRRIYGVAWLRCRCRGCS from the exons ATGATGTATACAG GTTGTTCCGCTCCGGCTTGGCACGGCTCCGACGCTGGCTGGACATACGGTGCGTGTCTGCAGGCTCCGTCGTTTACCGGAGGATATACGGTGTGGCTTTGCTCCAGTCCTGATCG GACGGAGAAGTGGAGCTGGCCTGGAGGCAGCGGTGGCTTTGCTCTACCTCTCTCGGTGGTGTATGCAG TTGCAGTACACACGGGTCAAGTCGAAGGGATAGAGTCTAAATTTTGTATCTTCTGCAGGTTGTTCCACTCCAGCTTGGCACGGCTCCAACGCTGGCTGGACATGCGGTGCGTGTCTGCAGGCCTCGTCGCTTACCGGAGGATATACGGCGTGGCTTGGCTCCGGTGCCGTTGCCGCGGCTGCAGCTGA